Genomic segment of Octadecabacter arcticus 238:
TGCAAACCTACGCCGGCGCAGCGCTTGCGGCCGAGGTGATCGTGCCCGCAATTGAAATGTTCAACAAGATCGCGGGCGATCGCATGCAGATCGAATTGTTCTTCGCAGACCAGTTGGTCCCAACGGGTGAGTTGTTCCAAGCAATGCAGCGCGGCACAATTGACGCTGTGCAATCGGACGACGATTCAATGGCATCCCCAACCGAAGTGACTGTTTTTGGCGGCTACTTCCCGTTCGGATCACGCTATTCACTCGACGTGCCAGTGCTGTTTAACCAATACGGTTTGAACGAAATCTGGGGCGAGGAATACTCTAAAGTTGGCGTGAAACACATCAGCGCAGGTGCATGGGATCCGTGCCATTTCGCCACCAAAGACCCGATCCGCAGCTTGGCTGATCTCGAAGGCAAGCGCATCTTTACGTTCCCGACTGCTGGACGTTTCCTGACACGCTTTGGCGTCGTTCCGGTCAACCTGCCATGGGAAGATATCGAAGTGGCGATGCAAACCGGCGAACTTGACGGCATTGCGTGGTCCGGCATCACCGAGGATTACACCGTCGGCTGGGCGGACGTGACCAACTACTTCCTGACCAACAACATTTCGGGCGCATGGGCGGGATCGTTCTTCGCCAATATGGATCGTTGGAATGAATTGCCAGACGATCTGCAAACGCTGTTTCGCGTCTGCTGTGATCAATCGCACTACTACCGTCAGTGGTGGTATTGGGGCGGCGAAGCGAATTTGCGTGTCAACGGTGACAAACTGCAATTGACAACAATTCCGGACGAAGAATGGGATACCGTTGAAGCCGCAGCGCAGGAATTTTGGGAAGAGATCGCCGCTGAAAGCGATGTTAAACGTCGCGTGGTTGATATCTTCAAGCAATACAATGCTGATATGGTGGCGGCAGGACGCCCCTACCGTTACGGCTAAACAGACCCTCTGGGGGCGGCGTTGCGTCGCCCCCGAACCATTCTCGCGAAAATTGGATAAAACATGCCCGGCACACTGACATTTGACGACCTGAAATCCCGCGTGGCGGACGGATCAATCGATACCGTCTTGGTGTGTTTTGTTGACATTCAAGGCCGCCTGACGGGCAAGCGTTTTCATGGCGTTAACTTTGTCGAAACCTCGTTTGAAGAAACCCATTGCTGCAATTACCTGCTGGCCACCGACCTCGAAATGGCGACGCCAGATGGCTATGCGTCAACCAGTTGGGAAATGGGCTACGGCGACTATGTCATGAAGCCAGACCTTAGCACGATCCGCCCCGTTCCTTGGCTGGACGGCACCGCGATGGTGCTTTGTGACGTCCTCGATCACCACACACATCAACCCGTCCCCCATTCGCCGCGTGCAATCTTGAAGAAGCAAATCGCGCGGCTTGAAGCGCTGGGGTTCGAGGCAAAGATGGCGACCGAACTTGAATTTTTCCTGTTCGAGAAAAGCCTTGATGACATTCGCAAATCTGACTTTCGCGATATGCAGCCGATCAGCGGCTACAATGAGGACTACAACATTTTCCAGACCACCAAAGAAGAAGACGTGATGCGGCCAATCCGCAACCACCTCTTTGCGGCGGGTCTGCCGATCGAGAACACCAAAGGCGAGGCTGAGGCGGGTCAGGCGGAACTGAACATCCGCTACGCCCCCGCGCTCGATTGTGCCGATCACCATTCCATCGCCAAACACGCCATCAAAGAAATAGCGTGGCAAAATGGCCGCGCCGCAACGTTTCTGCCCAAGTGGCACAAAGACCGTGTCGGATCTTCCAGCCATGTACACCAGTCGCTGTGGAAAAATGACGACGCAGCGTTTTTTGACAAGTCGGCAAAGCACGGCATGTCCGAGGTGATGTCGCATTACATGGCGGGATTGATTAAATATGCTCCCGATTACACCTATTTCCTCGCGCCCTATGTGAACAGTTACAAGCGTTTTTCAAAAGGCACCTTTGCGCCGACCAAAACCGTATGGTCCGTGGACAACCGGACGGCGGGGTTCCGTCTGTGTGGTGAAAACACCAAGGGCGTGCGGGTCGAATGCCGCATAGGGGGGGCCGATCTAAACCCTTATCTTACACAGGCAGTGATGATCGCTGCAGGGATTAAGGGGATCGAAGAAAAGATGGAATTGGCCCCCGCAACGACAGGTGACGTCTATGAAGACGCCAAGGCCGCTGATATCCCGCAAACTCTGCGCGCAGCCACAGAAACGTTGCGAGGCTCGCAATTCTTGCGCGAAGCCCTCGGAGATGATGTGGTGCACCACTACACCCGCGCCGCCGAGTGGGAACAAGAAGAATTTGACCGCGCCGTGACCGATTGGGAAATCAAACGCGGCTTTGAAAGGGCTTAATTGTCATGACAATCCAATGCATCTCACCCATCGACGGCTCAGTTTATGCGACGCGCGAGACGCTGTCGCGGACGGACGCAGATGCCGCAGTAACACGCGCAAAAACCGCGCAGTCTGAATGGGCGGCGCGCCCCTTGGCGCAGCGCATCGTGCTCGTTCAGGCAGGCGTTGCCGCTGTTGGTGCCATGAACGACGAAATCGTACCGGAAATCGCGCACCAAATGGGCCGACCAATCCGCTATGGTGGTGAATTCGGCGGTTTTAGCGAACGCGCCAGTTACATGGCCGAAATCGCTGAAACGGCTTTGGCTGACATTGTGGTCGAGGACAGCGATGCATTCCGCCGTGTGATCAAACGTGTGCCGCACGGGATCGTTCTTGTCGTGGCTCCGTGGAATTACCCCTATATGACGGCCATCAACACAGTCGCCCCTGCCCTCATCGCGGGTAATGCGGTCTTGCTGAAACATGCGTCACAAACGCCGCTGGTTGGCGAACGGATGGTCGCGGCGTTTCAGTCCGCGGGGGTCCCTAAGGATGTGTTCCAGAATGTGTTTCTGGATCACCAAACCACGTCAGACCTGATCGCAGATCGCGCTTTTGGCTTTGTGCATTTCACAGGGTCCGTCGGCGGAGGCAAGGCGATGGAACGCGCCGCGGCGGGTACGTTCACCGGCATCGGGCTGGAACTTGGCGGCAAAGATCCGGGCTACGTGATGGACGATGCCAATCTGGACGCCGCAGTCGATACATTGATTGACGGTGCGATGTTCAATTCTGGCCAATGCTGTTGTGGGATCGAACGGATTTATGTCCACGAAAGCCTGTTCGATGCTTTTGTCGAAAAAGCCGTGGCGATCGTGAACGGCTATAAGCTTGGCAATCCACTGGACCCAGAAACGACCCTTGGTCCGATGGCCCATGTGCGCTTTGCCGATGAAGTGCGCGCGCAAACTGCGCAAGCTATCGCGGCGGGTGCCACGGCACAGATTGACCCAGCTCTTTTCCCGCAAGATGGTGGAGCCTATCTGATGCCGCAAATCCTGACAGACGTGACCCACGACATGCGGGTCATGCGCGACGAAAGTTTTGGTCCGGTGGTCGGCATCATGGCAGTCAAGGACGACGCCGAAGCGATCCGTCTGATGAATGACAGCAACTTTGGCCTCACCGCATCGTTGTGGACCCAAGATGCCAAACGCGCCGAAGACATTGCCGATCAGATCGAAACCGGCACCGTGTTTATGAACCGCGCCGACTACCTCGATCCGGCGCTGTGCTGGACAGGATGCAAAGACACCGGACGCGGCGGCGGGCTATCCGTTATCGGCTATCACAACCTGACCCGTCCAAAATCATACCACCTTAAGAAAGCCTAAAAACAATGAACATTTCCGCAAACTGGTCCTACCCAGCCGCCATACGTTTCGGTGCGGGCCGTATTTCCGAAATCGCAGATGCCTGCGCCGTCGCTGGGATCACAAAACCCCTGTTGGTCACTGACCGTGGCCTCGCGAACATGGAGATCACGACCAGAACGCTTGGCCTGCTGGAAGCTGCGGGTCTTGGCCGTGCCATTTTCAGCGATGTTGATCCAAACCCGAACGAAAAGAACGCCGCCGCAGGCGTCAAAGCCTACAATGAGGGCGGCTATGATGGTGTCATCGCCTTTGGTGGCGGATCCGGTCTTGATCTGGGTAAATTGGTGGCGTTCCTCGCCGGACAGACCCGCCCTTTGTGGGACTTTGAAGATGTTGGAGATTGGTGGACTCGCGCAGACGCCGACGCAATCGCACCGATTATTGCGGTTCCAACGACGGCTGGGACAGGGTCCGAAGTTGGACGCGCATCGGTTATTACAAATTCTGTAACCGAAGAGAAAAAGATAATCTTTCACCCGAAATTCCTGCCCACAGTTGTCATCTGCGACCCAGAATTGACCATCGGCATGCCGAACTTCATCACCGCAGGTACCGGCTTGGACGCCTTTGCCCATTGTGTGGAAGCGTTCAGTTCGCCACATTACCACCCGATGAGCCAAGGCATGGCACTTGAGGGCATGCGTTTGGTCAAAGACTATCTGCCGCGGGCCTACGCCGATGGAACAGATATCGAAGCGCGATCCCATTTGATGTCAGCTGCCATTATGGGTGCGACGGCATTTCAAAAAGGCCTCGGCGCAATCCACGCCCTGTCACATCCCATCGGCGCGATTTATCACACACACCACGGCACGACGAACGCGGTGTGTATGCCAGCCATTCTTCAATTCAATAAAGCCCCGATTACCGGCGTAATTGGGCAGGCTGCCGACTACCTTGGCATTTCCGGCGGTTTTGACGGCTTTTGCGCCTATGTCGATGGTCTAAATGCGTCACTTGGCATCCCCAAAAACCTCGCGGGGCTTGGGATCGAAAACCCCGATATTGACCGCATTGTGAACGGTGCACTGAAAGACCCTAGCACAGGCGGAAATCCTGTTAAGATGACGCAGGAAAACACGACTCGGCTTCTGCTCGATATTATCAATGCATGACCTTTCACAGCCGGCAATTTGGGCGTAAAGATTGCTTTTTCTGCTTGGTGATGTCGTAAATATTTCACGAAGGAACACTATGGACTCTCTTTAGACAGGTTGCCTCAATGGCGGCTATCACCCCTCGATTAGATGGAGATTTACTATGAAATTCGGACTGCTCTCAACGACAGCACTTGTCGTCGCTCTTGCTGCATCCTCGGCTTCCGCTGAAACTTTGCGCCTTTTGACCTGGGGCGGCTACGCACCCGAAGATGTTATTGAATTATTTGAGGCCGAAACTGGCCACACGGTTGAAGTCACAACATCCAACAATGAAGAAATGATCGCAAAGCTGCGGGCCACAAACGGCGGCGGTTTTGACCTTGCGCAACCGAGCCAAGACCGGATCGCGAGCGCGCAAGAAGAATTCGGTATCTACAAGCCGATCGACATGTCCCGCGTGGACGGCGCGCAATTCATCCCATCGATGCTCAGTGCGACAGCGACAAATACGACATTTGACGGCGAAGTCTTTGGCCTGCCCCACGTTTGGGGCACCAGTGGTCTGGTGGTTAACACCGCTGAGGCCAGCCAAGTTGTCGACTATACCGACCTATGCGATGAATCTGTTGCGGGTGATGTATCCTACCGCTTGAAGCGTCCGACACTTATCGGATTTGCCCATGCAATGGGCCTTGATCCATTTGCGGCATATTCAGATCTGGATGCCTATCAGGGCATTCTTGATCAAGTCGAGGAAACGCTTATCGCATGTAAGCCCAATGTAAAAACCTATTGGGACGGCGGCGATGAGATCAAGAACCTGTTGCGCTCCGGCGAAGTTGTCGCAGCAATGGCGTGGGATACCGGCGGTTGGCAGCTGAATGCGGACAATGCAGACATCACGTTTGTTGCGCCTGCGTCCGGTGCGCTTGGCTGGATCGACACCTTCGTTTTGCCGTCACGTGGTCGGGCTGATGATGCAGCCTACGACTGGATCAACTTCGTCATGCGCCCTGACATCGCAGCAATGATCACCAATACGGCTGGCAATTTTACAGCCGCAGTTGACGGTGACGCGGGTGTAAATGCAGACTTGAAAGCGCGCTACCAAGCGAGCTTTGATCAGGCGTCCATCGACAACATTAAATGGTATCCGCCAGTGCCAGCTGGTCTGGAAGCCTTGGAAGGTGCCACCCTAGATCGCATTAATGCTGCGAACTAAATACCTGTCTTGAACCAATAAGAAGGGCGCAGATCGCGCCCTTCTTTGTGACTTTGAAAGGTCCAGATCGATGGCCCAAACAGCCGACCTTGAATGCCGCGATCTGACCAAAGATTTTGATGATTTCCGCGCAGTCGATCATGTCAACTTCGACGTACCGCAAGGCTCGTTTTTCTCGATCCTCGGGCCGTCTGGCTGTGGTAAGACCACGCTGCTGCGGATGATTGCAGGATTTCAATTTCCAACCAGTGGCGACCTTTTGATCAAGGGCAATTCGATGATTGGCGTCGGACCCAATAAGCGTCCGGTTTCGATGGTGTTCCAACATCTGGCGCTGTTCCCAATGATGAACATCGGGAAAAATATCGGCTTCGGGTTGCGCCAGCGCGGTGTATCCACGTCAGACATTAAAACGCGTGTTGGGCGGGTGCTTGAACGGGTCGGATTGCCCGGTATTGAAGACCGCCGCATTGACCAGCTGTCAGGTGGGCAGAAACAACGTGTGGCAATTGCACGCTGCATGGTGCTGGAACCGGATGTTCTGCTTTTGGATGAGCCCCTCGGCGCACTTGATTTGAAACTGCGTGAACACATGAAAATTGAACTGAAAACCCTACAGGCCGAATTCAACACGACCTTCGTTTACATCACTCACGACCAATCCGAAGCTTTGGTGATGAGCGATAAAATCGCCGTTATGAACAAGGGTCGTTTTGACCAAATCGGCACGGCCAAAGACCTTTATTATGACCCCGCCAATGCCTTCGTCGCGGGGTTTGTTGGCGACTCGAACCGGTTTGAGGGCAAGGTGAAAGCCCTAAACGGGCAGATTGTCTCGCTCATCACTGACGGCGGTGTCGAACTTCACGGACAGGCCACAACGCGGGTTCCTAAAATTGGGCAGCGCGCGCAAATCTTCGTGCGGCCAGAAGCAATCCAGCTGTCCAAAGATCCAGTTCAAGGCGGCGGCCCCCCGAACGCAAGCGAACGTGTCGTAGACAGCGTATTGTTTAATGGCGCCAATAGTATGGTCATTCTGCGCGACCCAAAATCAGGCGAAACGATCCAAGTCACCCTGCCCCAGACTGGCGAATTTCTTAGTCTTTCGAAGGGTGAAACCGTTTACACCAG
This window contains:
- a CDS encoding TRAP transporter substrate-binding protein yields the protein MTSRRKFIQGAAVVPAAALATPALAQNTIRWRMQTYAGAALAAEVIVPAIEMFNKIAGDRMQIELFFADQLVPTGELFQAMQRGTIDAVQSDDDSMASPTEVTVFGGYFPFGSRYSLDVPVLFNQYGLNEIWGEEYSKVGVKHISAGAWDPCHFATKDPIRSLADLEGKRIFTFPTAGRFLTRFGVVPVNLPWEDIEVAMQTGELDGIAWSGITEDYTVGWADVTNYFLTNNISGAWAGSFFANMDRWNELPDDLQTLFRVCCDQSHYYRQWWYWGGEANLRVNGDKLQLTTIPDEEWDTVEAAAQEFWEEIAAESDVKRRVVDIFKQYNADMVAAGRPYRYG
- a CDS encoding glutamine synthetase family protein, which codes for MPGTLTFDDLKSRVADGSIDTVLVCFVDIQGRLTGKRFHGVNFVETSFEETHCCNYLLATDLEMATPDGYASTSWEMGYGDYVMKPDLSTIRPVPWLDGTAMVLCDVLDHHTHQPVPHSPRAILKKQIARLEALGFEAKMATELEFFLFEKSLDDIRKSDFRDMQPISGYNEDYNIFQTTKEEDVMRPIRNHLFAAGLPIENTKGEAEAGQAELNIRYAPALDCADHHSIAKHAIKEIAWQNGRAATFLPKWHKDRVGSSSHVHQSLWKNDDAAFFDKSAKHGMSEVMSHYMAGLIKYAPDYTYFLAPYVNSYKRFSKGTFAPTKTVWSVDNRTAGFRLCGENTKGVRVECRIGGADLNPYLTQAVMIAAGIKGIEEKMELAPATTGDVYEDAKAADIPQTLRAATETLRGSQFLREALGDDVVHHYTRAAEWEQEEFDRAVTDWEIKRGFERA
- a CDS encoding aldehyde dehydrogenase family protein: MTIQCISPIDGSVYATRETLSRTDADAAVTRAKTAQSEWAARPLAQRIVLVQAGVAAVGAMNDEIVPEIAHQMGRPIRYGGEFGGFSERASYMAEIAETALADIVVEDSDAFRRVIKRVPHGIVLVVAPWNYPYMTAINTVAPALIAGNAVLLKHASQTPLVGERMVAAFQSAGVPKDVFQNVFLDHQTTSDLIADRAFGFVHFTGSVGGGKAMERAAAGTFTGIGLELGGKDPGYVMDDANLDAAVDTLIDGAMFNSGQCCCGIERIYVHESLFDAFVEKAVAIVNGYKLGNPLDPETTLGPMAHVRFADEVRAQTAQAIAAGATAQIDPALFPQDGGAYLMPQILTDVTHDMRVMRDESFGPVVGIMAVKDDAEAIRLMNDSNFGLTASLWTQDAKRAEDIADQIETGTVFMNRADYLDPALCWTGCKDTGRGGGLSVIGYHNLTRPKSYHLKKA
- a CDS encoding iron-containing alcohol dehydrogenase; protein product: MNISANWSYPAAIRFGAGRISEIADACAVAGITKPLLVTDRGLANMEITTRTLGLLEAAGLGRAIFSDVDPNPNEKNAAAGVKAYNEGGYDGVIAFGGGSGLDLGKLVAFLAGQTRPLWDFEDVGDWWTRADADAIAPIIAVPTTAGTGSEVGRASVITNSVTEEKKIIFHPKFLPTVVICDPELTIGMPNFITAGTGLDAFAHCVEAFSSPHYHPMSQGMALEGMRLVKDYLPRAYADGTDIEARSHLMSAAIMGATAFQKGLGAIHALSHPIGAIYHTHHGTTNAVCMPAILQFNKAPITGVIGQAADYLGISGGFDGFCAYVDGLNASLGIPKNLAGLGIENPDIDRIVNGALKDPSTGGNPVKMTQENTTRLLLDIINA
- a CDS encoding extracellular solute-binding protein, yielding MKFGLLSTTALVVALAASSASAETLRLLTWGGYAPEDVIELFEAETGHTVEVTTSNNEEMIAKLRATNGGGFDLAQPSQDRIASAQEEFGIYKPIDMSRVDGAQFIPSMLSATATNTTFDGEVFGLPHVWGTSGLVVNTAEASQVVDYTDLCDESVAGDVSYRLKRPTLIGFAHAMGLDPFAAYSDLDAYQGILDQVEETLIACKPNVKTYWDGGDEIKNLLRSGEVVAAMAWDTGGWQLNADNADITFVAPASGALGWIDTFVLPSRGRADDAAYDWINFVMRPDIAAMITNTAGNFTAAVDGDAGVNADLKARYQASFDQASIDNIKWYPPVPAGLEALEGATLDRINAAN
- a CDS encoding ABC transporter ATP-binding protein gives rise to the protein MAQTADLECRDLTKDFDDFRAVDHVNFDVPQGSFFSILGPSGCGKTTLLRMIAGFQFPTSGDLLIKGNSMIGVGPNKRPVSMVFQHLALFPMMNIGKNIGFGLRQRGVSTSDIKTRVGRVLERVGLPGIEDRRIDQLSGGQKQRVAIARCMVLEPDVLLLDEPLGALDLKLREHMKIELKTLQAEFNTTFVYITHDQSEALVMSDKIAVMNKGRFDQIGTAKDLYYDPANAFVAGFVGDSNRFEGKVKALNGQIVSLITDGGVELHGQATTRVPKIGQRAQIFVRPEAIQLSKDPVQGGGPPNASERVVDSVLFNGANSMVILRDPKSGETIQVTLPQTGEFLSLSKGETVYTSWNPTQARCFATEGQ